The Toxorhynchites rutilus septentrionalis strain SRP chromosome 1, ASM2978413v1, whole genome shotgun sequence genome contains the following window.
tatgatacaatatactaAACAACCAAACACAACTAGGactgttgttacaacataaaaaaattaaaaattcaactcaaccatgcaaccacaatgttcCACAGCAAaccgtggcagggtacagctagttttGGTAACTAGTGTATGTTGGATCGATAACATCGGTACGACTTATTCATTCTGCTTGTAAACGAGAAAATGAAACAAGCTGTAGTTATGTGGAGAAATTTAAACTCTtcgctgctgctactgctgccgTTGTTGTTGTTTCTGGTTTGCTACCGATCCCCTTGATGCTTCCCGGTTCGAAAATAAATTATCGATTCGGAATGCAGTAgcgaaatttatttaaattgaaaaattgaaaaattatccaattgtttgtctaaaaaaaattgtgatagAAGCGCGGACATATTTATAATCAATTGATGCACAGTTGTTTGTGATCAATTATGAAATGGTCGAGTTACAAGCGTTCGGaatcattcattattttcaacatgttcagtgtttagatttttaTTTAACCTTCCATATATAACTTTCTTGCGTAGTCATAATCAAATACTGAATCGTCCTAGCTGCTCCCAATTCCACCCAATACagcaataattatattttatagataaaccgttgaataattgtaaaatgtcaagcattctGTAAACGTGTTAAATCTAACCTTTCGATTTGTCCAATTTGTGCTTCCCAAAAAAGGCAACTAGAATAACAGCGTAATACAAATTGAATACATCAATACTACAGCGAAAACTAAAGTAGCTGTCCGTTTCATTCTCAATACACTGGAAGCATAGAGAGAAACGAAAGATTGTATCGTAGGTCCAACTTCTTCATGATTCGAATGAATTTCGTAATTGCGTTTGGAAACGATAATTCATTTTCTGCGAAGAGTGCCTCATGatataatttgtggattatttattttataataatgTTTGGGAGCGTTGGAGATGCAATTTTGCTAAGAAATACAAAAACACTTCTTGAATATTCGATAAGCTATTTAAACTGCCAGTCCTTAGTTTAGTCCTCTCTATTTGTATCAAAGATTCtattaatttataaaataataaaatttataaatacaATGTTTGTAAAATTTTCAGTAGAATTCAACTGTTCAGAATGGATGGTTATGACGATTGGCATATAGGTAATCCAGAGCAGCCAACAAAGCGCGATAGTTGATCTCCCGCCTGCAACCTGTGAGGAATGAGCAATATTCATAAGAATCCCAGTATAATTCGCCGAATCTGTATTACCTATATTCACTCCAAAACATTTGCACAGCACCTCGAACTCCCGACTGGAAATAGCTGTATGCAAGTCGCGCATTGCCAGCGCACGAATCAGCTGATTTTTATTCACTATACCCAGCTGATTCCGATCGAAATCCTTCAACGGTGAGCTGAGATTCGACACCACGTCAGCATAACGGGCTAATTTTTGCAACGTCCGGGAAACGATCGTGCGCTCCTCAAAGTTCAAATGGTTGTGGGGACCATCTTCCGAAGTGAAGTGCTGCAGGGGAACGAGCAGCGGAGCTTTCTCCAAATTGCACTGGTAATCAATCTCCGCTATCGTGTCGCAGAATTTCCGGTAATCCACCGTATCCTGGAGGGGTGTTCTGAACATGTCGGCTACCGTCCGTACTTCGGTTGATGTAAGCTCTATCTTGGCGGTAGCTAAGCCACGTTCAAATTGATCCCGAGTGATACGAGCATGATTGAGCGAATCAAAACCCCGCATGAAGTCCACAATGCGTACCTTCTTGCGTATCACTTGACCCTTGATCTTGGCCAGGATACGAACAATATCCGTTTCGTGATGATGCGATGTGGCCTCAACCTTCCGATTGTGTGCTGCAGCTTTTCTCTGTATGGTCTCGTACTATAAATAATACAAAATTGAAATGTGGGGTGAAATGATATAAAATATGGCTTACCGCCGAAGGAACGCAGGGTGATGGATCAACTTCCTTTAGAAAACGTGTGTAGTTGAAGCCGAAATCATCAGAAAATCGTTTATCTAGAGCATATTTCTGTTCCTCTGTGATGGAAATCCCAACCATCGCTAGAGCTTCGCCAACTTGACCACGTGTGATATGGCCATTACAGTGAGGATCGAAGTCTCTGAATACTGGTTCAATCAGAATCCGTCTCGAGCTCACCAATGTCCGTATAAGTTGTATAACCTCAGCTGCTAAATCTCGCTCTTTATGGGCACATACTTTTTTCTCTACCGGAACATCATCCGATACATGCTCACCATCACACGGTTGACATACCCCTTTCGCCACGTCCTTCTCAGCAAATACTCTGTCTACATCATCCGTAAAACAAACCCACTGAATTCTGTTCGCGTTTCTCGGATCTTTGTAATGATCACAAACGAGTTTGATTTCACAATCAGTCATAGGAAATTTATACAGTCCACTCAAACCCATCGCATCCATCGAGCGAATGAATTGAGTTCGGGAAAGCCATCCACAGCACAATAAATCATACTGGTCAAAAAACTCTCGAATGCGTATTCGGTTCTTCCAAACGTGTTTTTGTATGTGATCCATTAGTATATGGAAACTCCGATCTTCCCTCGCTTGACTAACACATGGATGACACGTGGTAGTCTTTTCGAAAACATCCTCCAAATTAACGATCCCTACCTCTGATCGGTCTACTTTGGGTAATTCTGCTATGATGACTTTCAGAGGTACCTCCTCATCTTCCTCCCGCTTAACTGGTCCTTGAGTGTCCAAATATCGCAGCAACTGATCAATCTCCTCGACGAACGCCTCGTAGTCAAGTTTGCAGTGGTGAACCATAAATCGTTTCGCTAGCAGTTCCCACTCCGACCTGCCCAACGTTACTCCTAAGAAATACAGCACGCGCTTAAAGTAAGCATAGGTGACACACCCGACATTTCCCGCGATGCGTTCGTACTCTTCAAAGTACGGACGGAGGATCTGCTCGCGGAATCTGAGAGTCTTGGCGATTGACATCAGTACCAGCGCGAGTCTTCGGTGCTCTGCGCTCGATAGACTATACTTCTCCTGTTTCGCATCACAGCTCTCATCTTCCTTCGTGATTATGTCCAAAAACTGGCCATAGGCAACACCTCCAAAGTCGGGCGTTGAAAAGTACTCCGCCAGTCTGCAGATCACGTCGCAGCACAGAGGCTTTCTGAGGCAACAGTTGAGGATTCGCGCAAATTCATGGCCCTGGATGAATCCGGACGAACAGCGATCGAATCCTTGGAAGGAGTTTCGCAAATCGATTATTTCCGATGGGTCGAGCGAGCTGCGGAGACGCTCGCAAATCTTCCATATTTCGAGCGTGCGATCATCCTGTAGAAGACGGTTTGGATGATCTGCGAATAGAACACTTTTTGGAACATACCTGGAAATTTGGATTTTCCTGACAGCGAAATTTCATTGTGACCGATGATCAATAAATTTGATAGTGGATTGAAATTTGTATTCTATGGCTACTGTGATTATTTGGTTTTCAGGCATCAGCATATAATTTCGATTAAGCCActcaagagtaaatcatatatCCTCTAATTCAGCAcgcctttgtcaaatcaggtattcgaatgttgcaaaacatataaataaagttgtcctttttcatgatttacagtagttttataggacATTTTTAAGGACTCACATGTTTTAAATGATTAtgaaatacaccttctattggtgtcaatgcgcccctcattcgagctaacttttaatcaatcaccaaatGATtatttgcacaccatttgtatcagatttacatagctaaaccattaaattaacgcatttcgatgacctcaattctgatcatgagttgtccaattcactaatgttgtgttgtccacatgatttctatggcaaccgcttggcgtgcTGCAGTtcgtttattgtgtccttcacgcatagcagaaatctctgtgttgagtgtgttggggtgaacacttttaaaatgccaaaaaaaggcaatattctgaagaaagcctaaattatgaatggatcaatatgatgacagtaaactcaaggaaTAATAAATGCAATCTATACTTGAACATTCGAATGttctcattcaaaaatggtgatttctaaaaccggacaaaccatgatcattttttggacaaaccatgatcagaggtggttaAACCAtgttcataatttctctttgaggaaaatcgttaaaaaacatcaaaatttgaataatttcaacgccttatggtagtattagcaactagagacttggggctttccatgaagaaaaatctatttgcatttacgcaactagtaaaaaCATCCCAAATcgaacaaaccaagatcatttaccctaactCTTCACCTTGTGTAATTTACCGTCCTCAATGAATCTGAACTTTTCTGGAAGAGGACCTCACACGGTCaattttattgacaatatgatgacatgtgttggttggtaaatgactggactaagcgtaccatcggtacttcgcgtacctgcaggcataaaataaaccccattcgtggtccttagcttcctgtccagtaactcctttccctacctccccgtggtgccggctggggtacgagtaaccatagtgtatgctgacagggaaggggggatatccgagcgtctgttcaacATGGAgatgcggctcaaaacagcgtctgatccccatgttaggggcggctgatcactgtcttcgtgccagcggggactccaaaaagagctgtgcacgacggtcctccggcgagacagggggttggtgcaggccctgcaagccatccgtaaaataaaacgcacaggaaaactcacaaagaaattcgagacaggacaatcggactagacccacgcaaagaacacagactagagattggaaactaccatctatcagagctgcggcaacacacacgagctgggtacagctttcatcgtgatgcgGGAGATacaaaaacgggtgattggttggtggtcgatcaatgaaagaatgtgcagattgaggccacttcttcaatatcagcattatcaacgtccacagcccccatatagctagcaccgatgacgataaagaagaactctatgcgcagctagagcgtgaatacgatcgctgccctaaacacgacatcaaaatcgtcatcgatgatttgaacgctcaggtcggccaagaggaggagtttagaccggtaattggtaggttcagcggccatcagcgaaccaacgaaaacggcctaagacttatcgacttcgctgcctccaagaacatggccatacgtagcaccttcttccagcacagcctccaataccgttacacctgaagatcaccacagcaaacagaaacacaaattgaccacgttttgatcgacggtcggcacttctcggatattaTCGACGACAGAGcttatcgtggcgctaacatcgattcagaccaatacctggtgatggtcaaacggcgttctaaactgtcagtcgtcaataacctaagacaccagcgctcaccacggtaccacctacggaGACTACAgtagccgaacgttgctgcaacatactcacagcgtcttgaagctgcgttaccgggggtagacgaactggatgctgttcccctcgatgaatgctggaacaccttaaaagcagcaattagcagcacagcagagaccatcatcgggtatgaacaacgaggacaacggaacgaatggtttgacgacgagtgccgagcgcttctgaatgagaaggatgcagcacgcgcagtcatgctgcaacgagcgactcgaaaaaacgtggaacgatacaaactgaagcgaaggcagcaaacacatctcttccGGAAAAAAACGTCgtctggaagagaaagagtgtgatgAGATGGAGCTGTATTACCGAggatcgcggaagttcttcaagaaaccaaacgcctcgcacaaaggcttcgTGCCGCAAGCCGAAATGTACAGGAACAAGGAAGggggcatcttgacgaacgaacacgaggtgatcgaaaggtagaggcagcactacgatgaacacctgaacagcgcgcagacaggagaccaagacggcgttgaggagaaCTACACCGGTGCAGAGAACAACGAAGACGTGCCaaccccgacgatgggtgaagttcttcttgaatggcgttaacgttctctgtggaacttttgccgtctcaacgtatgtattaactagcgtcatttattaatacatagttgagatttcttaagccagataacacgtcttgaatgtattccgaggggcaagctcttgaatacgcgtgaccacagtgcaagtcgaaggaaaattctttgacgaaaaatcccccggccagaacgggaatcgaaaccgaacacccggcatgataatgtgagacggtaaccactcggccacgggtgcacgcatgggtgaagttaaggaggccattaatcagataaagaaccacaaagcagctggtgaggatggcctcgtagtggagctcttcaagggggtctgggaaaacttgtagagtgtcgACGGTGACGGGGTAaaccccatctataaaaaaaggcgacaagctggattgtgggaactatcgtgccatcacaagcCATAATGGTGTCTACAAAATTCAGTCTTAGATTCTCTTTCGCCGTTTATCGCCAacagtaagtagatttgtgggaagttatcaggccggagtCATGCCCGGTTACCCGAcaacggaccagatttttacacgggcgctgatcctccaaaagtgccgcgagtatcagatCCCTACGCACCACATGTTCgttgacttcaaggccgcatatgatacagtcgaccgacgacagctatgaaTCATGGATGAATACggttttccccgaaagctgaaaAGACTAATTCagacaacgatgaacggtgtgcggtgtgCAGATCTCAGGTGATCTGTCGGAATGATTCGCGACTTCGACAAGGTggtggactctcctgtctgctctgaAATgcggcgctggaaggtgttatgtgGACTGCGAGCTTGAACATACGGGGcaagattttcaacaagtctaaccagtttatctgcttcgctgaCGACGTGGACAtcatcggaagaacacatgcaacGGTAGCGGAcatgtatacccgactgaaacacgaagcagtgCTGagtgggcttgggatcaatgcgtccaagactaaatacatgctagcaagagggactgatcgcaacagagtttttcttggtagtagtgttgtgatcgacggtgacgagctcgaggtggcagaggaatttgtctaccttggctcgttgataacaactagCAATATCAACAGCCGTGACATTCGAAGACTCATAGTCattggaagtcgtgcctactatgggctccgcaaatctttgaggtccaacaaactccgaccccgtacgaagtgtaccatgtacaaatccctaattcgaccggttgttctctatgggcacgaagcatggacgaagCTCGAACAGGACTCACAGGCGCTTGGAACTGGCGCAACTTTATGGCGAAcgcagcatccagaaagtcgtcAAGACTGGAcaagtgcgatgggcagggcatgttgcaagattgccggagaGCAGCCCTGAAAGGATGGTGTTCGCATCCAATCCGGTGGGAACAAGAAGGAGGGGAGCCCAACGAGCGAGGTGGCTGGACCAGACGGAGCAGGACTTtccttctgtaggagcattgtaccactgcgaccattagtttgatctattgtagtacactccagtttgctatgtatgcagtgtcagttcgttctatcactcagggaataagtgatagtcgcaccaggtccccactttttcccgcatatactactacaactccagagcgcagtctgggctttagatatttcatactccagttggtcgttccaatttagTTTAGGAGCAgcacttggcaagaatcggtgcagccgggaaaAGTTGTcaatcagatctaatctctcaatgggatgttgaatcattgtaaataaataaatgaaaaaaaaaagttttagagAGATAATTATTAGTACAAGATTGATTTCGGTCACAttgatttgtaattttttaGCCCAGAATCTATCATAATAAATGGACATGAGACTGTATATATTGAATGGTTGAATGGAATAATGATCGATTCTACGTAACACTTGACTTTCATCATTAGTTTATATTCGAAATCAGCGAAATTTCGAAATTCCATCGAATTTTTTCCTGGTCTAAAATCGATCATATCCAATCAGGACTCCGTTCTGTGTTTGTGGCAACTTCGAAGAAACCTTCGAATACAACAAGAAATACGCATAATTACCATTTCCATATCTCACCGTGCCAAACCGCGTGTCTATAAATCTTTTTCTTGTATTACCTGACGTgtgtgtatgatttttttttcttctctctcgTTTCTGCAATCGTACTCGGTAGCCGAGAGGCATTTTCGTTCATTCATTTTGAACCTTATCATTTAgcgaagaacaaaaaaaaacaacatcccgCCAAAAGGAAGCACACGAACGCCGAAGACGATCGTCTTTAGAAAAGATTTTCAGCAAGAACAAAACCGACTAATGCAAGGAACCACCGGGAAGGAAGGCAGGAAGGAAGAAAAGATTACTGAATCTCCCGAAGGAAGCAAAAAGTAAAAACAGCCGAGAGAAGCAACTCGGAAATTCGGATATTAATCTTTTCTTCTCGTGCAGCATCTCATAATTTCGGTATTGTTCCCGATCCACTGTGGCTGTGCCGAGACAGGAGGTGATGCAAATGGCAAAAGGCCGCACCGGAACTAGCTGCGAGCCCTGAATGGACCCTTGAGGATATTCagatttgttcttttttttttgcaagaaaacaagaaaaaatgaatCCTTGCATAACTTACCATGCCGCGTTCCGAATCGGCCAGGTAAGGAAGTGCGACGACGAGCAACAAAAGACCCGAAGATGCATttgaatatatgcaatttgctTTCGGGGGTTTTTCTCCGCAGGAGTAGCTGGGAGATTTGAATTTCGGCGACGAATGAAGTAAGCAAAAACTGCACCTCAATTACTTTACTCCTCTGGAAATTCTTTGGCGTGGCCCGAAATAGGATCGATTGTTGCCGTTTCCGCTCCGTAGCAACGAAACAAAGCCGCTCCTAACCGGATTAACTTGGTTTCGGGGTCTCTCTAGCTCCCCCGGCCGGCTCAGGCGTTTCAGTTCTCGAGCCGTCGATTGTTTGAGCTAAATGGCGgaaaatttttgtttacatttttaatGAGAATTTTTCTCTCATTCCGAAGTGACATCGATTTTACCTGGCAAAAGAGCATCGCGGACGCAGTCTATATCCAGAGGATTAGGATGTTAATCCTCTCGTGCTTTGGCAGTTGTTGTGCTCAGGGGAATGAATTATTAGAACCAGGTCACGAGAGACAGGAAAGAAAAAGATTGAGGGTGGGCCGTTCACACAGTGCAGTGCAGTGCAAATGAAATGGCTAGTCTTTTAGGGAAAGCGCTTGCATATGAAAGGAGCAGTAATTACATGCGAAGAACAATGCATCGGCGGTCAAAACAAACTCGAAACCAAACGGATTAGAATGCCGATTTGTTTCGGGTCAATGGTAGAGGAAGAGGATGAAATAGAATATTTCAGTCTTGCTCCATTGGTAGGTGGTGAGCACGTATTATgtattgacgaaaaaaaaacaggaccaGAGATGTGGTTTAGCATATAATATTACGTAAAAGCACGATTACCGAATGAAGAAACTTTGTATTAATAATAGACAATGTTGAATATACTTTCATGTGCTACgataatatttctttttttttcttttcgtagTGTTCTAAATACTACTCcaataaaaatacaaatgttcTTGTTATATTGAAATCTCgcctaccgttctgaatcatatttcggacaacatcactTTGTTTCAATATCTTGAAATGTTTGATgcgctgatgatataactataaaattaataccaCAATTGCTTATTTAGAGTCATCCCTTGGTTTCAccatcacttcatttgagaattacatttcaaTTATTACCAAGTAGGGAAAAATCCATCCAAGCGTGatcacgtagaatttaccccttcatcaatatttaaatttctctcgtgttccatcagttctcatcatcgttatcaggttactgtgattgcttggtaagtgtttcgcagttgactataaaatataattaagtgTAATGAATTTtacgttcaaaaaattacaaaataaagtgtccaaaatttgaattcaatctgtccgaaattttaattttttttatattcgctcgatttgaaaagcattttattcgatgatttttttatgttttcaatcaaataggtaccaaagtagaaagcttaaaagcatattgaactaatttattaaaaatatcaaccaaataatacctgtgcataaagttgagatctgttttgtgtaccatatgccttaagcatccgaaatatgattcagaacggtacctttTGTTACTTCGAACTGCCTACTCAGCGAAAGCCGTAGGGAAACTTTGGGTAAGACGCACCGGGTCTGTAAAACGTACCACTatgaaaaatcatggaaaacgcaGTAATCGACAGGTAAGTAATTTTTCAGTGCTTACAgcttccttttttcattataaacaCAGCAGTGTACAATGTATTGTAGCACCAAAAACCACGTCTATAATAATATATTAAAAACCATGAAATAATAATATATTAATGAAAAGCATGTGTAATAAGAACCAgaacgaacaaaattatttcaatgtttctgactactaaaatccattcattattaAGAATAATGCAAAACttagaatcaaaacaaaaactcatAAATACAAAGGCCAAAAGTCTGGCAGTACATTTGTGAACAGCGGCACATAGCAATATATTTATGAACAGCGGCACATATTGATAcgcatgtaaacaaaaatatagGATTCAAAATTCTTTGGCGTTTTCGGCGTATGATCACAAAAATGCCTAAAAAATTCGAGATCCACTGATGATCTTGATCCTCAGTAGGTTTCTCCGGTTCTTCCTGCGTGAACAGGTAAATAATATAAAATGTGTGTAAAGTggaaaataatgcaaaaggtgCGCTGAGGGGAAGACGGATCATTTTCGACGGGGTAAAAGGGCCACACGTCgtgatattgaatgattttcatatcaacatacaacatcaacagcaacaacaacatctTTACATACAGATGCCTCGAAAGTACGTAAGGAAGTCACGGATGCAATGGATGTATGATAAGCTGACTGTATGGAAGGCTTAGACATTGTGCTGAAGAACCGTTCATCAGCTTTTGGATGCATTTTGGCGGTGGTTCCAGCTGTGAAGAATAGCAAATGAAATGATCCATTTTCCGATCATAAACGGATCGTGAGGCATATGGTTTGGTTCCGTTTAAGTAATAGTTAGCTCGTAGAAATATTCTAGTACCGTTAGAGATTATAGGTTCGATTTGATAAAAATTGTAtaaggtgtaccggtaagtttcttcggttttacaacagatggcgtaacttgattattatttcaGTGAATCAAATCTCCAGACATTCATTGGAAAGCTACTGCCATTcggcgtctttttcagtatgtgtcaaaaagttgaagcgtaaacaaattttttttccgcttcgaatatgtcgaatttcgtaccaacgagagtgtttttgcgggagtgttacttcattacttcaatatgaaaaaaaagctgcggaaagttatcgcaaacgtgtcagacgtggtttgaaggtttgaagatgaagagttGGAGGCTTTACtggatcaagatccgtcacaaacacaacaaaaacttGCACAaccacttggagtagctcagcaaaccatatccgatcgtttaaaagcaatgagaatgctccgaaagataggacattgggtgccgtatgaattgagcCACGAGACTTCGGACGCCGTTTCTTCACGTGCGATAAACTGCTTGATCGGCATAAAGCAAAGGgtgttttgcatcgaatcgttactgacgATGAGaggtgggtccattacgacaatcttaaacgtcgggcaacgtatggatacctcggccatgcatcaacatcgacggccgcgcgagATATTCATGGCAAAGACACGATAAGGTTATTTTGctgcacgacaatgctcggccgcatgtcgcgaaaccggtcaaaacatacttggaaacgctgaaatgggaggtcctatcccacccgccgtattttcCAGActttgctccgtccgattacttcctttttcgatcgatgaaacatgaccagcacttctccgattttgatgaagtcaaaaattggatggattcgtggttagccgacaaactggCCGATAATTTCCGCAGAGGGATCCGCGAATTACCAGCAaattgggaaaaagttgtgactagcgatcggcaatactttgaatattgaatttgtaaccatttttgcagaataaagcattcgtttttgaaaaacaccgaagaaacttaccggtactcctatgtTTCCTATGTTTCGCTTTCCAACTTGGGTTCTCTCAACACAttacggaccgctcacgagttttctcgtgtttcgtgtTCCGTCTGTTACAGATGTATCACGAAAAAAccagtgttttctacacttaatGGTTAAATCCtcggtctgccaagaatctaacaaggcctaccgatggctcgccttcgtctcatccacaccgaaggaatcGATCTCATCCGtggaagcgtacaagtttgccccaaaacgtgcggtccttaatgtgttaatatgtattttattaattttattgaaaaacgtACGCTTTCGAGATTTCTAATACACTCTCAGCTGTTGCTATATCAAACCCTTGGTCTTTTAGAAAGTTTTGCGCAACGGTCAATTCGTTGCGGCTAATCAGGCGACTGCTGGGGATGTTCAGGCGAACCAAGGTCAAGGCCAATCTTCCTGTAAAGATACATAACCTGTAACGACATTATGAAATTTTCTTTATATGTTTTTTAAGTGTTTGGATTTGATTTTGATcagttatagttttttttctgattggcTAACCACTTGAGATACTTGATACCTAGAACTAGTTAATGTGGGTTTGGTAATCTTCTTCGTCTAAATATTTCCAAAGACTATCTCCCTAGGTGCTATCTTCGTTAGTAAATGTTTGGAATGTTCGTTACTggggtttggtttggtttgtcaTTACATAAAGCTACAATTAGCCTCAACCCTTCATATAGTGTGAAATTCATGGTTTTTTGTgtatttgcttgaaacatattcaaTTATAAATCTTTCTATAATGCCGTTACTATTACTGGTACTTGCAAAGTGTAACGATACACCCAAATCCGCTAAGAACTTTTTAAACGTCGAATTACGAAAACTTGTAGCCTGATCGCAAGTAATTTCTTTCGGTATTCCAACGGTCGTGAAATATTTAGTAAGGGTCTCCATGATCGTCTGTGCCCttacattttcatttttaaatatttgtgcGAACTTCGAAAAGGCATCTActattgtcaaaaaaaattcggACTCTTTCACAAACACATCCATGTAGACCATATCGAAGGCTCTGTCATACATGCGTTGTGTGACAGGAATTTCGAATGGTTGTCTCTCATACTTTGCAACTTACAGTCTTCGCAGTTTTTCGATATAGTTTTTTGTTGTTCTaacattttaggaaaaaagacGGACTTAGTAATGTCTTCATAAACGATTTTCTAGCTTAtctttg
Protein-coding sequences here:
- the LOC129762603 gene encoding uncharacterized protein LOC129762603; this encodes MKFRCQENPNFQDDRTLEIWKICERLRSSLDPSEIIDLRNSFQGFDRCSSGFIQGHEFARILNCCLRKPLCCDVICRLAEYFSTPDFGGVAYGQFLDIITKEDESCDAKQEKYSLSSAEHRRLALVLMSIAKTLRFREQILRPYFEEYERIAGNVGCVTYAYFKRVLYFLGVTLGRSEWELLAKRFMVHHCKLDYEAFVEEIDQLLRYLDTQGPVKREEDEEVPLKVIIAELPKVDRSEVGIVNLEDVFEKTTTCHPCVSQAREDRSFHILMDHIQKHVWKNRIRIREFFDQYDLLCCGWLSRTQFIRSMDAMGLSGLYKFPMTDCEIKLVCDHYKDPRNANRIQWVCFTDDVDRVFAEKDVAKGVCQPCDGEHVSDDVPVEKKVCAHKERDLAAEVIQLIRTLVSSRRILIEPVFRDFDPHCNGHITRGQVGEALAMVGISITEEQKYALDKRFSDDFGFNYTRFLKEVDPSPCVPSAYETIQRKAAAHNRKVEATSHHHETDIVRILAKIKGQVIRKKVRIVDFMRGFDSLNHARITRDQFERGLATAKIELTSTEVRTVADMFRTPLQDTVDYRKFCDTIAEIDYQCNLEKAPLLVPLQHFTSEDGPHNHLNFEERTIVSRTLQKLARYADVVSNLSSPLKDFDRNQLGIVNKNQLIRALAMRDLHTAISSREFEVLCKCFGVNIGCRREINYRALLAALDYLYANRHNHPF